CACAGGAACTGGGACCACAACAGGAACTACTGGGTCCACATCAACATCAAATAACACACGTTTTACGGTTATTTCCCAACTTATCTTTAAAACAAAGGAAACTCTAAACCTTCGTTTTACTTATGATAGTACACAAATCCAAGGAAAGATCGATCCGCAACAAGGGTTTGTACTTGCTGGAGGAGCATTCGGTAAAACTGTCCAAGGAACGCAAGGGACCGTAGAATGGTTTAACCAAGGGATTAATATAGATACAGCACTTCAAAGTGCACAACAAATTTCTTTCTTTAACTTGGAAATCACTTTAAACGGAACTTATAGCTCTACTACTGCATCGACTACGATTTTAAACTCATGTAATACTTTAGATAGTGTGAACTGTACATCAGGAACTTCAACAACACAATGTTTTACATCTGATAACAAAACTTGTCTCGTACAAAATACAACTACAGATGCAAAGTCTGTTATCATTCGCGGAACATTAAAGTGTAACGCTCCAAATATCGTTCCACAATAAAATCCAGCTAACGATCTTAAAGATTGTATCGGATCCTCATTTGTCTTTTTTTCCTTCCACTTTCTCTTTCGGCAGAAGGTGGTCTTGGACTTTGGCATTTAGGAACCAAACCTAATACCAAACTAACAGACCTTAACCCCAAAGACCACAACTCCCTCTTCTATTTCGGATTTACCAAAGAAAGTCACTACTACCAAATCAGTTTAGAAGAAAGTCCTTCGAGATACTTTCACTTTGAAAACGGAATGATCTCTGAACTGGATTATGAGTTAATTCAAAACGGAGAAATTGTTTCAAAAGTCCAAACAGGATTGGTGAGAAAAAAACTTCCAGAAGTTTCATTTTCAGGAGGATTTGTTTTTCCAGCAAAGGAAAAGGGTACCTACCGATTTCGAATTCGCTCTGATGATACTCATAGAGTCAACTTTCGCATCCGAGATGAATTTAGTTTATTACAATATACCAAATCGATCTCTCTTTGGCAGGGTTTCTATTTTGGACTATGTATTCTAGTTTGCCTTCTTTCTGCAACTCAATACATAATCTTAAGAGAAAGAATATATCTACTCCTGACTTTTGCGACAGTTTCCATTTTATTCACAAACGTTCTTAGATCGGGTTTATTTTATGAATATGGATTTAGTAATTGGGAGTGGTTTTATAGATACGTGCCGGGTCTTGTTTCGCTAAGTCCATTCGGACTCATTCTTTTTTTAAGAGAGTTTCTTCATACCAAACAGAAATATCCCGATGCAGACAGATATTTAATTTTCTATGCTTATTTTTTATTAACCTCCATCCTTATCGTATTCATTGATCTTCAATTATATTTCCGATTTATTTATGCTAATAGCCTAATACTCTCTACTGCGAATTTCAGTTATGCCATTTATTGTATGATAAAAAAAACTGAGAGTGCAAATGTCTTATTTTACGCATTTTTAGTCAGACAAATCAGCACAACTTTACTCATCTTTGCTAACCTTGGATACTTACCTTCTTTTCCATTTTTAAGTTCAGCCAATGAAATTGGGGCTGCGGTCCAAATGACAATATTTACGATAGCAATTTCAAAATTCCAAATCCAAAACCGTATCATAAAAGAACAAACAGTAACCAAAGAAAATGCAGAACTAGAAACTATGGTTTTAGAACGAACCAAAGAACTTCAAACTCAAAAAGAAAAACTAGAAAGTGCCCTATTGCAAATTAGTCATACGGAAAGCCAACTTGTATTTTCCGAGAAGATGTCAGAATTAGGAAAACTAGTAGCCGGTGTTGCTCATGAAATCAACAACCCTCTCAGTGCGATCAAAGCATCAATTGAAACGCTGATTGAATCAAAAAACAATGAGATCAAGAATATAGGTAATAAAGAAAACATCTACTCATCACTTAACCCGTCTGAAATCAAGACCATCAAACAAATGTTTACCTATCAATCTGATTTTGGACTTGTAGCAAGTTATACGGAACGAAAAGACAAAAAAGCAAGTCTTAAAAAAACATGCAAAGATAATGGTTTAGATATCGATGAAGGTATGCTCGAAAGATTTTTGGATGTGGGAATTACCAAGTTGTTCGATGAAGAGATCGCCCTTCTCAAATCAGGACAGGAAAAACTTTCTAATTTAATTTTTGAGGAAAAAAACTTCAAACTCCATTTATCCATAATTCAGATCGCCGTAGACCGATCTTCAAAAATCATATTAGCTCTCAAAAACTTTTCTCGTATAACAAAAGCAGAAGAGAGAAGGATCTTCACTTTACTTGAAAACATTGAAACAGTAT
The genomic region above belongs to Leptospira terpstrae serovar Hualin str. LT 11-33 = ATCC 700639 and contains:
- a CDS encoding LIC10920 family plasminogen-binding lipoprotein, coding for MVRSIVILLVFSSVFTACGLKNENKAELSMLAEGEPGLYFLGEVDSDITTSCGQATPATTSTTGTGTTTGTTGSTSTSNNTRFTVISQLIFKTKETLNLRFTYDSTQIQGKIDPQQGFVLAGGAFGKTVQGTQGTVEWFNQGINIDTALQSAQQISFFNLEITLNGTYSSTTASTTILNSCNTLDSVNCTSGTSTTQCFTSDNKTCLVQNTTTDAKSVIIRGTLKCNAPNIVPQ
- a CDS encoding ATP-binding protein — protein: MYRILICLFFLPLSLSAEGGLGLWHLGTKPNTKLTDLNPKDHNSLFYFGFTKESHYYQISLEESPSRYFHFENGMISELDYELIQNGEIVSKVQTGLVRKKLPEVSFSGGFVFPAKEKGTYRFRIRSDDTHRVNFRIRDEFSLLQYTKSISLWQGFYFGLCILVCLLSATQYIILRERIYLLLTFATVSILFTNVLRSGLFYEYGFSNWEWFYRYVPGLVSLSPFGLILFLREFLHTKQKYPDADRYLIFYAYFLLTSILIVFIDLQLYFRFIYANSLILSTANFSYAIYCMIKKTESANVLFYAFLVRQISTTLLIFANLGYLPSFPFLSSANEIGAAVQMTIFTIAISKFQIQNRIIKEQTVTKENAELETMVLERTKELQTQKEKLESALLQISHTESQLVFSEKMSELGKLVAGVAHEINNPLSAIKASIETLIESKNNEIKNIGNKENIYSSLNPSEIKTIKQMFTYQSDFGLVASYTERKDKKASLKKTCKDNGLDIDEGMLERFLDVGITKLFDEEIALLKSGQEKLSNLIFEEKNFKLHLSIIQIAVDRSSKIILALKNFSRITKAEERRIFTLLENIETVLTIYQYRMRGKVSLKKTFLTDATILGWPEDLIRVWTNLILNGLEAMNQKGNLMITTEKKGNLVEVKVIDNGPGIPLEIQKKIFDPFFTTKNHGEGTGMGLGITKSIIEKHKGNIYIESEPGRTCFSIQLPVIEFIDPNEPFIEDY